Within the Vagococcus carniphilus genome, the region CTTCTTTACTCAATACATAGATTTCGGCTTTGAATTTAGTATGTGGTGTAATAGATTTTGGTTTTGCTAAAACTTGACCACGTTCAACTTCTTCTCGTGTCACACCTCTAAGAAGAACACCAACGTTATCTCCAGCTTCTCCGCGTTCTAATGTTTTACGGAACATTTCAATACCTGTTACAACAGCTGTTTTAGTTTCGTTTTTAATCCCAACAATCTCAACTTCATCACCAACACTTACAGTACCTCTTTCAATACGTCCAGAAACAACTGTCCCGCGACCTGAGATAGAGAAGACATCCTCAACAGGTAATAAGAGTGGTTTTTCAATATCACGAGTTGGTGTTGGAACGTAACTATCAACTGCATCCATTAATTCCCAAATCGCAGCTTCTGCCTCTTCGTCTCCTTCAATTGCTTTTAAAGCAGAACCCTTGATAATTGGTGTATCATCACCTGGGAAACCATATTCTGATAATAAATCTCTAACTTCCATTTCTACTAAATCGATTAATTCATCATCATCTACTAGATCTGTTTTATTTAAAAAAACGATTAAGTATTTTACACCTACTTGACGAGATAACAAGATATGCTCTCTTGTTTGAGGCATTGGACCATCTGTTGCTGATACAACAAGAATCGCACCATCCATTTGTGCAGCACCTGTAATCATGTTTTTAACATAATCCGCATGTCCCGGTGCATCTATATGAGCGTAATGTCTTTTTTCAGTTTCATATTCCACGTGGGATGCGTTAATTGTAATACCACGTTCTCTTTCTTCTGGAGCACCATCAATATTCGCATAATCTTGGGGATTTGCTAGGCCTTTTTTAGCTAAGACGCTTGTAATCGCCGCTGTTAATGTTGTTTTACCATGATCGACGTGTCCGATTGTTCCAATGTTTACGTGTTCTTTTGTTCTTTCAAAATGTTGTTTTGCCATAACACAAACCTCCTATAATTTGCTTGGCACTTCTTTTTGAAGTGTAAAAGTCAATTTATTTTAGATGATTCACTGACCATCTTTGACCTTTATAATTATATAATACTCTTTTTTTATTAATTCGCAATTAATATGCTTACCTTAAGTAAGAAGATATTAAAATAAAGAAAACCATTCAATTTTATAAAAAACTGAATGGTTCAAATTAATAGATTAATGAGTAAATCCGTATGTGTCATCTCTATTTTCATGAAATAGAATATGTGCTTCGTTTAATTCTTTTAAACATTGATGGAAATCATCAATAAAAGCTATTCCTCTACTCTTACCTAAATCACCTCGACAAACAATTCGTTGAATGATTGTTTCATCTAAATCTTTTGGTAATGGATAAGCTGGTACTTGCCATCCTCTCATCTGTAGTCGATCCGCTAAGTCATATAGGTTCCATTTAACTTTACTATCTTCTTTCAATGCATAGCAAACAATAGGAATATTTTCTCCTTTGTTATACATTTCAAATAGCCCTGTTTCTTCAATAGTTTTAGCAATCTCTTTAGCTACCATTTGTGTTCTTTCATGAATTGCTCGGTATCCATCATAACCAAAACGATAAAAGTTATAATATTGACCGATAATTTGGCTGGCACTTCTTGAAAAATTAATGGCCATTGTCGGCATTTTTCCGCCTAGATAACTAACTTCAAAAATTAATTCCTTTGGTAGGTATTCTTCATCTTTCCAAAGAATCCATCCAATTCCTGGATAGACTAATCCGTATTTGTGGCCTGATGTATTGATTGAAACCACATTCTTTAATCTAAAATCCCAAGGAAGTTCTGGATCTACAAAAGGCGTAAACATAGCACCACTTGCTCCGTCTACATGAATGACTAATTCATGCTCATGATTTGCATTATATTCAGTTACTTTTTTATCCAGTTTTTCGATGTCATCAAATTTCCCTGTATATGTAATCCCTAATATCCCTACAATTCCAATCGTATCTTCATCAACGTAATCAAGTACTTGATCGACATCTATACTTAAATGATCTTTATCCATAGGAACTTCACGTAATTCAATATCCCAATAAACACAAAATTTCTCCCAACAAACTTGATAACCAGAAGAGATGACTAAATTAGGTTGTCTACCTTCTATCGAAAGGCCTCTTTCTTTTCGTTTATTACGCCATCTAAATTTCATTGCCATCCCAGCTAACATACACGCTTCACTTGAGCCGACTGTTGACGTTCCAATTGCTTTATATTCCTTAGGTGTCTGCCATAAATCTGCTAAAATCGCCACACAAGATTCTTCAACTTTAGCTGTTTGAGGATACTCTGATTTATCAATGGCATTTTTCTCCATCGTTTCCCCCATTAATTGACTAGCCTCTGGTTCCATATAAGTCTGACAAAAAGTGGCTAAATTCTGTCTTGCATCACCTTCATCAATCAATTGATCTTTTAACAACCGATAAGAAACTTGAGCAGAAACAGGTTCTTTTCTCAACTTACTAAGTAATACTTGTTCGTCTGCAAAAAGAGAACCAAATACAGGAACATCTTGACCATTATTTTTCAACATAAAGAAACGCCTACTTTCTTATTAATGTTCTATATCTCTATCTTATAACAGATAAAACAAAAAACCATGAAAAATTATTTAAAGTTTTTCATAGTTTTTTAAATTAATTATTTTTCTTGATACATCTTAACTGGTGTTTCACTCAAAACATCTTCTAAAGAACAGACAGATTCAATACTACTAATACCGAGTTTTTCTTCTTTCTGATAAACCCTAAAAATAACTAAACTAGCTATTTTTCCTGTAATTTCTTTTTCATTTTTTCCATACAAACTAAAACCATGCTTCTTGCCACTTGAGATATGAATAGCAAAATCATCTGAGCCTATCATCTCTTTTTGCATCACTTTTTTTAGAATATTAATGGTTCCTTTTTTCTCCAGCAAGCCTAGTTGATTGATTTTATTTAACCAGTGTAAACTGTTTGAGACAAGATTTACATCAAAACCAAAATAAGTTGTAATAGGAATATCTGGATATTGTTCATTTAAAATATGTTGATCTGAGAAGTTAAAATTATAAGTTGCTTTTTTTCTTAAATCTGGTGTAAAATCAACCACTCGTTTTAAAGTAAAGTTTTTTATTTGCCGAGACACTTGTTTTATTTGGTAAGGCTGATTGATTTTATCAAACATCCAATGAACGGCTGCTTCTCCATGACTCTCACCTGTTCCTAACAAAATATCAATCACGACTGCCTTTGGTTGATGCTTTTTAATGAAATCTGTTGTTGCAAGATTCGTTAATCCTGGTGCCAAACCAACACTTGTTATGACGGAAATCTCACTGGTATTTGGTAATTGATTGACTTGTTTTATAAAATCACTATTAGCCGTAATATCAACATAGTCAATTTTTAAAGCTATTAATTGTGACACTAATCGAGTGTCTTCTTGATCGATACACATAACCACTAATTTAATATCTTCGAAAACTTTTTCATCTATTTCCTGATTAATATCTAGTACACGGCTTTCAATCTGTAAGTTTTCACTTGCCAAAAAAGAAGTCATTTTTTCTTTATTTCGACCTGCGATAACCATATTAGTTTCAGAGATACCTCTTTTTAATAAGTCTCTTAAAATAATCCGACCAACAGCACCGTGACCACCAATCAATAATAATTTATCTTTCATTTCTTGTCTCCTGTTCTATCTGATCACCTAAGTAATGATTCAACTCGCTTAATCCTTTAACAAATCCAACTATCTCTTCTTCATTTAATTTTTGTGTTAATAATTCATCAAAGTTTAATTTGATAGCTTGATGTTCTTCATAACAAGCTAATCCTTTTTCCGTCAGTTTAATATAGCTTTTCCGTCTGTCCTCTTTACTCATTTCTTTAGTGACGTATCCGCTTTTAGTTAGTTTACTTAATTGTTGAGACACTGCTCCTTTAGTTATATTGAGGACTTCTCCTATTTTTTTGCTTGTCATCTTTTGGCTTAAACCAATACTTTCTACAAAATGCATTTCGCTTGGCGTTAGACAATCTGTTTGATTTGTTTCTAATCCCATTTTTTCGTATTGATAAACTAAATGAAACAACTCACCTAATTTATCTGTTATCTCTTTATTTTTCATGTAATTAGTTTAGCAACTAAACTAATTACCGTCAATAAAAAAGATTGGTCTTTTTCAACCAACCTTTTTCAAGCTTTTCGTATCAAGCACTAAGTTAAGTGTCAATCCAACTAAAACAAGAATTCCTCCAATAACTTTTCCAATGGATAATTGATTTAACACAACGAAATCTACAATAATTCCGACAAATAATTGACCTATAAAAACAAATAAAGTTTGGTAGAACACAGAAATCTTCGGCGTTACGTAACTTGACAAAACAACAACTGCTACACTAACAATACCACCTAAATAAGCCCAGATTGGAATGCTTTTCCAATCAATATTACCTAGAGACAACATTTCTTTACTAAAAAGTAAAAAAATTAAAGAGAACAAAACGCCAGTTAAATAATTAAATACTGTTCCTTGAAATAAACCGATTCGATTAGCTAAGTTAGCATTAATAATTCTTGCAACAACAATCGAAATGCCCGCTAAAACTGCCATTAAAAAATAGAATAAAATCATTTTATTGTCCTCCTTTTAGTAAAATGTCATAACGGCAATTCCTGCCATAATAAATAGTAAACCAATTATTTTCTTCTTTTCAAATTCAATTTTTTTCATTCCTAATAAACCAAAGTGATCAATAATCAGTGATGAGACTGTTTGACCTAATAAACCTAATGCAACTGTCAACGAGACTCCTAATGCAGCAAAGCTTATATTGTTAAATAAAACGGTAAATACACCTACTGCACCGGCACTATAAAGATACCAAGATAAGTGATTTCTGACTTTAAATGTTGATTTAGTAAAGACAATGACCAAAATAGTAGCAACCAAACCTAAAAAATGAATCACAACACTTGAAGTATAGTTACCAACACCTGTTGATAAGGTACCATTCAGTGTTATCATTAAGGTAATTAAGGCACCAATTAAAATTGAAATTAACTTTGTCATCTCATCATCTCCACTCTTTTAAGGTTGTCTTTACTATAGCATGGCTTACTTTTTTACAAATAGGACATATGTCCCACTTACTATAAAAAGGTGGTATTTATTTTGAAACAAATTGATAATCAAGAATTACTTCATACTTTTCTGAATCAACATCAAATTTCACAACATTTCACTAAAGACATGACACCTTATTTAAATCTTTTTTTCTGGAAAAAAGGTGAGCATATTTGTTTTGAAGATGAACCAGTTAATCACCTCTTCTTTTTTGTTCAAGGTAAGGCAAAGATTTATATCACACTTAAAAATGGTAAATCTTTGCTACTTTGCTTTTATGAAGACTTCAAACTAATTGGTGATTTAGAAATTATTCATTCTAAGACTTCTACAGCTAGTGTTCAAGTCATAGAAGATGCTTATTGTATCGGTATTCATCAAAATATTGTTAGGAAATATTTGTTAAATGATATTTTATTTTTACAATTTATGTGCCAATCTTTAAGTTTGGAATTAGAAAGATCTTCTAAAAATAGCTCAATTAATTTACTCTATCCACTTGAAAATCGCTTAGCCAGTTATATTTTTGCAACCGTCGATTACTCTACAGAGCAAGCTCCTGTTTTCAAAGAAAATCTAACTGAGTTGGCCGAGCTTTTAGGAGCAAGTTATCGTCACTTACACCGCTCATTTGAAACACTTTGTCAGAAAAAAATACTAAAAAGACAAGATAAAGGTTTTGTCATTATTGATGTGAAGCAACTTGAAGAAATGGCAGCAGATTTGTATCAATAAAAAAGAGGCTGACCCAAAAGTCTCTTAAATAAAATAAAAGGAACAAAATCTTTTTTTTAGATTTTGTTCCTTTTTTTGACGAAAAAAATAGCACTATCCTTTATAATTAAAGCGTCGAAACCAAATCAAAAGGGAGTGCTATTTATGTATAAAAATTATAACATGAAACAAGTTACATTATCACTAGATTTAGAAATTTATTTAGAAAAAAACGACATCGCTTTCGCGATTAATGAATTAGTAGAGAGTATTCCAAGTTACGTTTTTTCTGTTTTTGATCATCAAATGGGAACCTCGTCTTATGATCCAAGAATGATGTTGAAACTTATTTTATGTGGATATACACAGTCTAATTTTTCTGGTAGAAAAATTGAAGCGATGACTAAAGATAGTATTCGTACTAGGTGGTTGACTCAATCACAATTTCCTAACTTCAGAACCATTAATCGTTTTCGAGTGAATCCTTTGGTTCAGCCAATTCTTCAAGAGTGTTTTATTCAATTTAGAAATCAATTAGTTTCGCAGAAATTGATTGAAGAAGATTCTATTTTTATTGATGGGACCAAATTGGAAGCTAATGCCAATAAATATAGTTTTGTTTGGAGAAAGAGTACGACCAGATTTGACGATTCTCTAACAGAAAAATCAAAAATATATTATAAACAATTAGTCAAAGAAAAAATCATTCCGTCGATTCATAATGAAGATGAGGAATGGGATGATAAACAGTTGAATCTCATTGCCGATTCTATTGAAACTAAAGTATCTGAGTTGACTGAACAAATAGATGATACAGAAGACGTTACACTTAGAAAAGAACTCCGTCGTCAAAGAAAGGAACCTAAAAAAGCCTTAAAGGCTTTTCGAGAATTCAGTGATAGGAAGAAAAAATATAAGCAACAATATCAGATTTTTAAAGAGAGAAATAGTTTTTCAAAAATAGATATAGACGCTACTTTTATGAAAATGAAAGAAGATCATATGATGAATGGTCAACTGAAACCGGCATACAATGTCCAAATCGCAACCAACAATCAATACGTTCTAGCTTATGATACTTTTTCAAATCCAACAGATTTTAAAACGATGATTCCTTTTTTGACCACTATCAAAGAATCTTATTTTGAGTTACCTAATTATATTGTAGCTGACGCCGGTTATGGAAGTGAAGAAAACTACCAAGCCATCTTGGATGATTTTGAGAGAACACCATTAATCACCTACACTATGTATCAAAAAGAACAGACCAAAAAATATAAACAAAACCCATTCATTACTAATAATTGGAAATACAATGAATTAACAGATAGCTATACTTGTCCTAACAATAGAGAACTGAGTTTTAGAAATTACTCTACTCGCAATGATAAACAGGGATTTACAAAACAGTTAAAAATGTATGAATGTGAAACATGTATAGATTGCCCTGTCAGATCTTTGTGTACCCGAGCAAAAAGTAATAAAAGTAGAGTCATTCAAAAAAAATGGTAACTGGGAATATTTTAAAGCTCACGCAAGAGAGCTTTTGAGCGATGATGTAACAGGAGCGATTTACCGTCGAAGAAAAATTGACGTAGAACCAGCCTTTGGAAATCTAAAGGCTAATTTGTCGTTCAATCGATTCTCGGTTAGAGGTCAAGAGAAAGTAACACAGGAGTTAGGTTTTGCGTTTATGGCTCTAAATTTGAGAAAACTAAGTAAATTTAGGAAGGATATAGACAGAAAAATAAGAAAAAACAAGAATTCCAAAATGATAAACCTCATTTTAGAATTCTTGCTTTGTTTTAAGAGACTTTTGGGTCAGCCTCTTTTATCTATTAATTTCTTGATTAATTCTTTCAGCAAACTGAGTTACTTGTTGCCAATCTGTGAATTCTAAATCTACTCTTGAGTCAGTTGGACCTTTTGTTATTTTCATAATAAGTTGAATCATCTTCTTATCAAACAAACGATACGTCGTATACTTTAATGCTCCAGCAAAAATACAAACATCCTTAGGTTTCCATGTTGTTTTTTCTAAAAATTTTCTAACATAGACATTGTTTTCAACTTGGCATTTCTCTGGTGTTCGTGCGATTAAATTAACTCCATAAAAATCAGCATGTCTTTCTTCTAGTAGTTCTTGGTTTTCTTCAACAAATCGATATAGCTTTTTAGGAAATTTTCCATATCTAATGGAAGAACCTACGATTACTTTATCAAAATCCTTTATTGAAGTTACCTCTTCAAATCTTTTTACGCTTACTTTACCTGTTACCTCTCTCGATAACCTTTCAGCAATTTTTTGTGTCTGTCCATCCACAGTAGAATAGGCAAAGAGAATATTTGGCATATTTTATCTTCTCTCTTTTTTTATATGAAGTTATTATACCTCTATCTCATCAATTCAGCGATTATTTTTTATTTATTTTTAGATGCTTTTACCACATTTAATGCCACAACACTTGTTTGACTAAATAAATCTCCTACATGTTGTTTTCGGTGAGTAAAGGCCGCTACCACATAACCAACTGCTAAAAGAGGTGTTTTTAAAATAAAACGACAAGCACCTTCTCTAACCAACACAGTTGCCCAGCTTAATTGAATTTCATCCATACTGATAACTTGTAGACCAAAAATCATTTTACCAATTGTTTGACCTTTGTTTAGTTTCGTTAACAAAATGAAATACCCTAAATAAACAATCAATTTAATACCACTACTTACAGTTAATGCTCCTGTTTGCTCAGCTAATGGGTAACCAATTGAAAAAATATTGATAACAATTGTTGAAATGGCACTAATACAAATCATATCAACTAGAAAGGCAAAAAAACGAATCCAAAAACCGGCGAAAAAATAAGTAGGAAATTCATAAGGATTATCTGCTACTTGCTGTGGTTGTTCGATATATTCCTCCATCATTTTATTCACCTCCGTAGTAATACATTGCTTTTGGAGCTTCTTTAGTTGTTAAGTTTTCTAAGATAGACATGAAATCATCTTTATCTGATCCTTTACCAAATTGTGCGCCAAATAATGTATTAGCAAATCCTGTTGAGTCAGATTGGTATTCTACATACACTGCATTTTTTAAATTTTTATCTTTACGTAATGCTTCTAGTGCATCTTCTGGATAACCAATCGCATCAACTAGTCCATTTTCTTTGGCTTGTTTCCCATCATAAATACGACCATCCGCAATTTTTTTCACTTTATCTTCAGACATTTTACGGCCTTCGCTTACTACTTTAACAAAACGTCCATAAGCACTATCTATATAAGACTGGAAAACTTCTTTATCCTTTTCAGAAACCGGACGTTGACCTGATCCCATATCTTTCAAAGCACCACTCTTATAGGTAGCATCTTCAATTCCTAATTTTTCCATTAAACCAGAATAGTTAGTACCTGACATGATAACCCCAATTGAGCCTGTCGTTGTTTCTTCCGTCGCAAAAATCTTATCTGCTCCAGCTGAAATGTAGTATCCACCACTTGCTGCTAGGTTTTTCATACTAACGTAAATTGGAATGTCACGTTCTTTTTTTAAATTACTCAACTCTTTAGTAATTTCAGCACTTTCGTAAACACCACCACCAGGTGAATTCACTTCAAGTAAAACACCTTGAACAGTAACATCTTCCTTAATTGCTTTAACTTGTTCTAAAAAGTTTTGGTGATTATATGTTTCTTGAGACCAAAAACTTGTTGGATTGCTATCAATAATAGCTCCTTCAACAGATAGACGTGCTATTTTTTTATTGCTATTACCATCTTCAATAATTTTAGGGGTTAACTCATCTGTCCCATATAACAAACTATTTAAGCTATCACTACCTATTTTTTCATCTGTCTCAGGCATCATCATGCTTGTTACAATTGAAAATAAAAATAAACCAACGGCAATCGCAACTGCCAACCATCTTCTTTGATTCATCTAACTCCTCCTTAAAATAAACTGTACAATAGGTATTATATCAATAATAGTGAACATTAACAGATATTTTTATACAAAAGCAGGATTGTTCTTAACAAAAAAGAAAAAGGTTTAAAGAACTTACTTGAAAAAATTCCTTAAACACTTTTATCTTCCTTATAAAATTTGAAAATTCCAATCATTTACACTAAATATGAAAAATAAAACGAATTACTTCTCTCATAAGTAGTCCACAAATAATACCCACAATTAGTAGTATCCAGTTCTTTCTATTTTTCATTTCTCTCACCTCATTTATTGTATTATACACTCTGTTACTTGTTATAATGGCTAACAAGGGTACCTTTTAGTCCAAATTAATAATCAAGGCAAAGGAGTTTGTAAATGAAAAAAGATTTTACTGTATATCATCTAGTTACAAATAAAAAAATGAAAGTTGGTCAAAAATTTGTATTTGATAACAACGAAAAAAATACTCTTTATCAATTCTTTTTTGAGAAAGAACAAAGAAATTCCAATCAGCAAAACTTTACCCAGATCATAACTAACAACTATATTAATAACCAAATTCAACTAAATGAAGAAGACAGTAAAGTAAGTATGCAGTATTTAGAACAGACAATTAGAGCTGTTAGAGAAACAATTGTTGAAATGGTAAGACTTGAACACTATCCTCAGTATCCTTCTAGGCTATCATGTTTATACACTACAAGAACTTATGCTGATGCTCTAGAATGGAAAAAGATTTTTGATTCCTTCAATAGAAAAGTCTTACAAATTGTTAAATTAAAAGTACAAGGAACTTATTTTGAAGGTGATGGAAATCTATTACCTAGTACCGATAGTCTTCCTTTTGATAAAAAAATAGAACAAGCTAAAATTTATTGGAATGGAAACAAAGAGAACAATCTACCTGAACTCTTAGTTAATGGAAACATTGAAGTAATTGATATTATCGAAGACTACACTATAAGTTAAGTGTTAATAGAAAAATAAGAGATTAGCATAAAGTCTAATCTCTTATTTTCTCTTCATTTCTTCTAATCTCCATAAACAAATTTCCCTAATCAACTCAAAAAGAAGTTCTTTTTCAGCAGGAAATTGAATAGCACCTTTACTTGTTTTATAAGGAATCAATTTGACTTCAAAATGATTTATCGCACTTGGTGTTGGATAAAACCCTATATGATTTTTGGCGTTTGAAAAATGAATAATATTTTCATTTTGATAAAAAGTAGGTATTCCATATTTTATTTTTTCTTCTGCTTCTGGTAAAACGTCTTTAATAACTTGCTTCAATTGAGTTAATATCTCTTGTCTTTCCGCTGGGCACTCAGCAATATACGCATCTATGACAGATTCAACCATTTTTACTCACCCTTTTTATTTTTATTATACGCCATTTTACCAACCACCTGAAGCGCCACCGCCTCCTGAAGAACCTCCGCCAAATGAACCACCACCAAAACCTCCTCCGCTACTACTTCCTCCTCCTCCGCCTGAACGATAAGAGGAACTAGAATAACGAGTTGTTAATATTCGGCCATCAATATCGTAAAGTGTTTCATTAATCAAGATTTGCTTGCCCATTCTTCTCGTTTTTGCTCCTTTAGGGGCTAATATCAGAACGCGCCCTGCTTTTATTGCTCTAACTAGTTGGAAGTAAAAGAATAAAACAAGAGGACAACCTTTATAGAGATAAAATAAATCAACATCATATTGTTCTTTAGATATTTTAGCAATACAAAACTCTTTTTCCTCAAGAAAGTTATCTTTTCGAATTAATTCTTTTAATTTTCTATTTAACTTATAAGTACTAATCAGACAACAAAAACTTCCTACTATTATTCCAATAAGAAAAACTAAAGTAAGAACTATTCCTAGCCAAAAGTCTGTTCTTGTATTTTTTAGATAATACTCATATTCTCTTATTTCAGAATCAATTTCTGGTGTATTAGATAACACTTCTTCTGATATTAAATCAACTATTCTTGAGACACCTTTTGAATAACTCTCCTCTTGAAAAGCTTTTTTAACTTTCTCATCATGTAAGATACTAAAACTCTCTGAATCCGTCAGTTTTTCTTCTAATCCATAGCCAACGTGAATACGTGTAGCTCGATTATTAATAGCCATCAAATAGAGAACCCCATTATTTTTACTCTTTTGACCAATACCTAAAGTTTCAAAAACAGCTTGAGAAAAAGTCTCCACAGTTTCTCCAGAAGGTAATTCTTGAACTGTTACAACAACCAACTGTTCTTCATCTTGCGTTTCAGCCATCTGTTTATTAAAATCATAAATCTTTCTTCTTGCAGTATCCGTTAAGACTTTCGCATTATCTGAGACAAAAACATTATTTTGATTAATCGCTAACTCAGTACCACTAACTGAAACAGTTTGATTATTTTCCGTAATATCCCATTCATTCAGCAAATCTTTCTTAGCATTATCAAAGGTTCCTTCTGGATTTTTTGTCTTATTCTTTTCAAAAGATTCTTCAATTGACTCTTTCTCTTTTTTTAACTCATTAATTTTCTGTGTGTTTAATGATCTCAACCAAATATCATTTTTCACATCCACTAAACCAGAAAAACTGATAAAAAAGCTAAGTAAAATTAAGCCAAGTGACAGACAAATAAAAAAATACGAATAAAAATATCTTCTCCTACCAAAATGCCAAACTTTTTCAAAAATAGAATCATCTATTCTTAAATTACCCTTTTGTATTTCTTTTTTCATATTCTCCACCTACAACGTTTTAT harbors:
- a CDS encoding iron chaperone; amino-acid sequence: MVESVIDAYIAECPAERQEILTQLKQVIKDVLPEAEEKIKYGIPTFYQNENIIHFSNAKNHIGFYPTPSAINHFEVKLIPYKTSKGAIQFPAEKELLFELIREICLWRLEEMKRK
- a CDS encoding TPM domain-containing protein translates to MKKEIQKGNLRIDDSIFEKVWHFGRRRYFYSYFFICLSLGLILLSFFISFSGLVDVKNDIWLRSLNTQKINELKKEKESIEESFEKNKTKNPEGTFDNAKKDLLNEWDITENNQTVSVSGTELAINQNNVFVSDNAKVLTDTARRKIYDFNKQMAETQDEEQLVVVTVQELPSGETVETFSQAVFETLGIGQKSKNNGVLYLMAINNRATRIHVGYGLEEKLTDSESFSILHDEKVKKAFQEESYSKGVSRIVDLISEEVLSNTPEIDSEIREYEYYLKNTRTDFWLGIVLTLVFLIGIIVGSFCCLISTYKLNRKLKELIRKDNFLEEKEFCIAKISKEQYDVDLFYLYKGCPLVLFFYFQLVRAIKAGRVLILAPKGAKTRRMGKQILINETLYDIDGRILTTRYSSSSYRSGGGGGSSSGGGFGGGSFGGGSSGGGGASGGW